The genome window GACGCGCGAATTCTATTTGCTGGGGATGACAGTCAACCTCAAGTTGATCAAGAAACCAGTCGTATAAAGGTCTGTGGTCTTCATATTCCAGGGTGCATAATGAATGCGTTATGCATTCTATGGAATCGGAAAGGCAGTGTGTAAAATCATACATGGGATATATGCACCACTTGTCACCGGTTCTGTGATGTGAAACATGCTTAATCCTGTAAATAACAGGATCGCGCATGTTGAGATTGGGTGATGCCATATCAATTTTAGCCCGCAGCACATGGGCTCCGTCTTCGAATTCTCCGGCCCGCATCCGCACAAAGAGATCGAGATTCTCTTCGATCGAGCGTGTGCGATATGGACTCTCTTTACCTGGCGCCTTTAATGTTCCTCTGTATTCTCTAATCTGATCTGCACCCAGGCTGCACACATAAGCCTTGTCTTTTTTAATCAACTGCACCGCATAATTATACAGTTGTTCAAAATAATCGGATGCATGCCGCAATCTGTTTCCCCAATTGAACCCAAGCCACCGCACGTCTGATTTGATTGCCTCGGTATATTCGATATCCTCCTTGCTGGGATTGGTATCATCAAATCTTAGATAACAGATTCCTCCTTCATGCTCTGCCGCAATGCCGAAATTAAGGCATATTGATTTAGCATGTCCCGTGTGCAGGTATCCATTCGGTTCAGGAGGGAATCTTGTCGCCACACGGCTATTATTTTTATTTTTTTCAAGATCCTTTTCTATGATGTTACGAATAAAATTTGACGGTGATGATTCAGTTTTAGACATATTGTGATACCCTTTTTTATAACGGTTTAGAGATAATCATCTTATTTATAATTTTTAAATAATAATTCTCCATTAAATATTTTGCAATATGTAAAGTTGAGAATAATATGTTCGGCAATTTCTGAATGCGGTTTTATTTGTTTACATTCTTTTCTATCTTATATAAAAAACATTCCATTAAATTACAGGATCTGCAATGAATAAAAATAACAAAAATTCAAATAATATTATAAACAGGTTATGGAGTTTTTTTGTTTCTGTAAAACTTACGGTTTTTTTACTGCTGACCCTTGCAGCAACTTCAATCATAGGGACCTTTATACCCCAAAACCAATCTCCCGCAGCATATATAAATACATATGATGAAACAGTTTACAGGATATTCAGCTTTATAGATATTTTTGACATGTACCATTCATGGTGGTTCCGCTGCTTGCTGCTTCTTCTTGTAATTAATATTATAATCTGTTCAATCGACAAGCTGTCTTCCGTATGGAAGATAGTATTTGTGAAAAATCCAAAATTTAACATTTCAAAATTCAGGAACCTGTCTTCAAAAAAGGAGTTTGTTACAAGCTCGGCCACCGAAACGCTGCTGAATAAATACAAAAAAAATATTTCAAAAAATTTCAAGTATATAAAGGTCAATAGAACTGAAAAAGGGTTTTATATTTTTGCGGAAAAAGGAAGATGGACACGCCTGGGAGTTTATATTGTACACTTTAGTGTTCTATTGCTGCTCCTTGGAGGTTTGATCGGTTCAATTTTTGGGTTTGAAGGATATATCAATATAACCGAAGGAGAGACCAAACAAATAATAAGACTGAAAACTGCCGGGGAGGTGTATAAACTAAACTTTGGAATCAGGTGCGATTTCTTTAAAGTCAGCTTTTACGATTCAGGCGCACCCAAAGAATACCGTTCCGGTTTAACCCTGATAGAGCAGGATAAACCGGTTTTACAGCAGGATATAAAGGTTAACGTCCCTTTACGGTACAAGGGGATAAATATCTTTCAGTCAAGCTATGGTGCCGTGCCCCCCCGGTATGCGGCATTAAACTTTTTAAGTAATGAATCCGGAATGAAGTACCAGGAAAAAGCAGAATTCGGCCAGGAGATCAATCTGCCAGAAAACTCCGGCAAACTGATTATAAAAAAATTCACTCGATCGTCCAATTTTATGGGACATAATATGGGAGAAGCCTTTTTAGCGACCCTGATGCTTAAAGATAAGAGCCCGGTAGAAATAATTTTGCCTGTACGTTTTTCGAATTTTGACAAAATGAGAAAGGGCGCTTTAATTATTTCTGCAAATTCTCCCCCATATTATACTGGACTTCAGGTTACGCACGATCCTGGAGTATGGTTGGTTTATGCCGGATTTATTGCTATGATTATAGGCTGTTGCATAACCTTTTTTATGTCTCATCAAAGTATTTGCCTGGAGGTGACGTGGAAAGGAAAAGAAAATATTGTCATGGTCGCCGGAACAGCAAATAAAAACAGACTCGGGATGAAAAATAAAATTAAAAAGCTGGCCCAAAGATTTGAAGCAATTAAGGAGAAGCCATGAACAGTTCCAATCTGCTTTCTATAACGACCTTTATTTACGGGCTGGCGGCATTCTTGTATATTGCGGCAATGGTTTTTAAAAAACCATCGATTTTTAAGCCGGCCGTATGGACGGCAATAATAGGTTGCGCCGTAAACGCCGCCGGCATCAGCATGCGATGGATAGAATCATACAAACTCGGGATAGGTCATGCACCCCTTACCAACCTTTATGAATCTCTTATTTTTTTTGCGCTGGTTATTGTTATTATCTACTTGATCATCGAGCATAAATACAAATATAATCTGCTCGGGGCCTTTATAACTC of Desulfosarcina sp. BuS5 contains these proteins:
- the resB gene encoding cytochrome c biogenesis protein ResB, encoding MNKNNKNSNNIINRLWSFFVSVKLTVFLLLTLAATSIIGTFIPQNQSPAAYINTYDETVYRIFSFIDIFDMYHSWWFRCLLLLLVINIIICSIDKLSSVWKIVFVKNPKFNISKFRNLSSKKEFVTSSATETLLNKYKKNISKNFKYIKVNRTEKGFYIFAEKGRWTRLGVYIVHFSVLLLLLGGLIGSIFGFEGYINITEGETKQIIRLKTAGEVYKLNFGIRCDFFKVSFYDSGAPKEYRSGLTLIEQDKPVLQQDIKVNVPLRYKGINIFQSSYGAVPPRYAALNFLSNESGMKYQEKAEFGQEINLPENSGKLIIKKFTRSSNFMGHNMGEAFLATLMLKDKSPVEIILPVRFSNFDKMRKGALIISANSPPYYTGLQVTHDPGVWLVYAGFIAMIIGCCITFFMSHQSICLEVTWKGKENIVMVAGTANKNRLGMKNKIKKLAQRFEAIKEKP